CGGCCCCTCCGGCACCGGCAAGACCACGGTGGCCCGGATCCTCGGCCAGGTCTTCCACGCCCTCGGCCTGCTCTCCGGCGACCACCTGGTGGAGGCCCAACGAGCCGACCTGGTCGGTGAGTTCCTCGGCCAGACGGCGGTCAAGGCGAACGAGCTGATCGACTCCGCGCTGGACGGGGTGCTCTTCATCGACGAGGCGTACAGCCTCTCCAACTCCGGCTACAGCAAGGGCGACGCGTACGGCGACGAGGCGCTCCAGGTGTTGCTGAAGCGCGCCGAGGACAACCGCGACCGGCTGGTGGTGATCCTGGCCGGCTACCCCGAGGGCATGAACCGGCTGCTGGCCACCAACCCCGGCCTCAACTCCCGCTTCACCACCCGGGTCGACTTCCCCAGCTACCGCCCCACCGAGCTGACCGCGATCGGCCGCACCCTGGCCTCCGGCGGCGGCGACGACTGGGACCGGGACGCCACCGAGGAGCTGGCCAGCATCTGCGCCCACGTGGTCCGCGAGGGCTGGATCGACAACCTCGGCAACGGACGCTTCATCAGGACCCTGTACGAGAAGTCCTGCGCCTACCGCGACCTGCGCCTCTCCGCCCTCCCCGGCACCCCGTCCCGCGAGGACCTGGCCACCCTCCGCCTCCCCGACCTGGTCCAGGCGTACGGCGAACTGATCGACGGCCGGAGCTGAGCAGAGGGGCCTCCCGGCACCGGCCGGGAAGCCCCTCACTCACGGCACCGCTAGGCGACCGCGCCCTTGGCGGGCTTGGGTGCGGCGACCTTCATCGGGGGCTTCATCAGCGCCACGACGGCCTTCATCGGCGGCTTCCCGACCACGGGAGCCGCGGTCTTGGCGCCCGGCTTCTTCGCCGCGACCACCGCCTTCATCGGCGGCTTCGGGAGCTCGTGGCCCGCCACCGCGGGAGCGGGCGCGGCCACGGCGGCCGGCAGCAGGCCCGCCGCCAGCGCGCCGCCCGCGAGGGCCAGCCTGGCTCGGTTGCGCCGCTTCGGCGCGGTGTTCCCGGTGGTGCTGTCGTCGTGCTCCTGGCGCGGTGTCATACCGGTCCCTCCCCATGGCCCGCAGCGGCGGGCCGACCTGCCGGAGCCCGGCGGGCTCCCTGCCCGAAGGCTAGGGGCCACGCCGGGCTCCGACAAGCAAATCCGTTGCGTGCCAAGCAGGTTGGCAAGAACAGAGCGGACTACACCGTCCGGTGGTCCGGGTCGTGCATCTCGCCGACCAGCTCCTCCAGGACGTCCTCCAGTGCGACCAGGCCCAGCGGCTTGCCGTCCTGGTCCACCACGGCCGCCAGGTGGGAGGCGGCCCGGCGCATCGCGCCCAGCGCGTCGTCCAGCGGCAGCTTGCCCGGCAGCACCGTCACCGGGCGCCAGAGCCGGGCCGGCATCGGGGCGTCCCGGTCCTCGACGTCCAGCACGTCCTTGACGTGCAGGTAGCCGAGCACGGCGCCCTCCGTGTCGACCAGCGGGAAGCGGGAGAACCCGGTCCGCACCGCGAGCTCCTCGATCTCGGCGGCGGTCACCGTGCTGCCGACCGTGACCAGCTGGTCGGCGGGCAGCAGCACGTCGGTGACCGGGCGGCCGCCCAGCTCCAGCGCGTCCTCCAGCCGCTCCTGGCGGCCCTCGTCGAGCAGGCCCGCCTCCTTGGAGTCGGTCAGCAGGTAGAGCAACTGCTCGGTGGTGAAGACCGACTCGACCTCGTCCTTGGCCTCCACCTTGACCAGCCGCAGCAGGCCGTTGGCGAAGGCGTTCAGGAACCGGATCACCGGGCCGAGCCAGCGGGCCAGCCGGTCCAGCGGCGGGCCGAGCCAGAGCGCGGCCTTCTCGGGACCGGCCAGCGCGATGTTCTTCGGGACCATCTCGCCGACCACCATGTGCAGGAAGACCACCAGGGCCAGCGCCAGCACGTAGCCGATCGGGTGGATCAGCTGCTCCGGCACGCCGAAGGCCTCGAACGGGCCCTCCAGCAGGTGCGCGATGGTCGGCTCGGCCAGCGCGCCGAGCAGCAGCGAGCAGACCGTGATGCCGAGTTGGGCCGCCGCCAGCATGGCGGACACGTTGGACAGCGCGTGCAGCACCGTGCGGGCCCGCTTGTTGCCCGCCTCCGCCAGTGGCTCGATCTGGCTGCGCCGGACCGAGATCACCGCGAACTCGGCGCCGACGAAGAAGCCGTTGCCGAGCAGCAGCAACAGCGAGGCGGCCAGTTGGAGCGCGGTCATCGGTCCTCGTCCTCGGTGTGGGTGTGCCGGTCGACCCGCTCGACCAGCACCCGGCTGGTCCGGTGGCGTTCGACGCCGAGCACGGTGAATCGCCAGCCCGGAAGTGCCGCCTGCTCGCCCGGCGCCGGCAGCTTGCCGAGCAGGTCGGAGAGCAGGCCGCCGAGCGTCTCGTACGGCCCCTCGGGGGCGTACAGGCCGATCGCCTCCAGCTGGTCGGTCCTGGCCCGGCCGTCGGCCTCCCAGACCGGCAGACCGTCCTTCGGCGGCAGCTGCCGCAGTTCGGGGGTGTCGGCCCGGTCGTGCTCGTCCTGCACCTCGCCGACGATCTCCTCGACGATGTCCTCGATGGTCACCACGCCGGCCGTGCCGCCGTACTCGTCGACCACGATCGCCATCGGCTGTTCGCGGCGGAGCTGGTCCAGCAGCAGTTCGGCGGGCAGCGTCTCGGGCACCAGCAGGGCGGCGGTGGCGAGTTGGGCGACCCTGGTGTGCGAGCGGCGCTCGGCCGGCACCGCCAGGGCGTCCTTCAGGGTGACCGTGCCGGTGACCTCGTCCAGGTTGTCGGCGTAGACCGGGAACCTGGAGAAGCCGGTGGCCCGGGTCAGGTTGAGCACGTCCGAGGCGGTGGCGTCCCGCTGCAGGGCGGTCACGTCGACCCGGGGGGTCATCACGCTCTCGGCGGTCAGGTCGGCCAGGCTGAGGGTCTTCACGAAGAGGGTCGCGGACTGTTCGTCTATCGCGCCCTCCTTCGCGGAGTGCCGGGCCAGCGAGACCAGTTCGGCCGGGGTACGGGCGTGGCCGAGCTCCTCCTGCGGCTCGATGCCGAGGGCCCGCACCATCCGGTCGGCCGAGCCGTTCAGGAAGCTGATCAGCGGGCGGCAGGCGGCGGAGAACAGCCGCTGCGGACCGACCACCGCGTACGCGACCTGGATCGGGCGGGCGATCGCCCAGTTCTTCGGCACCAGTTCGCCGACCACCATCTGGAAGACGGTGGCCAGCAGCATGCCGACCGTGACCGACACGCCGTGCGCGGCCGCGTCCGGCACCCCGACGGCGATGAAGACCGGGCTGAGCAGCACGGAGAGAGCCGGCGAGGCCAGCATGCCGACCACCAGGGAGGTGACGGTGATGCCGAGCTGGGCGCCGGAGAGCTGGAAGGAGAGCTGGCGGAGCGCCTTCAGGGTGCTCTCGGCCTTGCGGTCGCCGGTGGCGGCGGCGCGTTCGACGGCTCCACGGTCCACCGTGACGAGGGCGAACTCGGCGGCCACGAAGAGGCCGTTGGCGAGGATGAGCAGCACGGCCGCGAGCAACAGCAGCCAGGCGGTGATCACAGTGCCGCCTGCCTTCCGATGATCGGAAGCGAGGCGGCGCGGGTACTACCGGACGGATCGTCCATCGAGGTGGGGAGTCACTCCTCTGGTCGTGGGTGGACAGGATGGGGCTTTGCCCCGGCTTTACCAGCGTAAACGATATCCGTACGAGGATAAGGAACCTGTTCGGCCCCTCAGTTCCGCGCCACGCCGTGGTCCTCGACCAGGTCGCGCAGCGCCCGGGCGGCCCGGACGGCCTGCTCCCGACCGCCCGCGGGCTGGATGCCGACGGCGGCCAGCGAGGTGCCGTCGGCGAGGTCGAGCATCACCCAGGGGTCGCCCTGACGGAAGTTCACCCGGACGATCTGCGGCCAGCTCAGCCGGTGCCGCCGGACGAAGTTGACCACCGTGACGCCCTCGGCGTCGGCGCTCACCCGGGGGCGGGCCAGCATCAGGCCGACCGCCGAGAACAGCAGCCCGCTGACGAAGATCGCCACCCGGTCGTTGAACTGCCAGTTCGACGGCAGCGCGAAGGCCAGCGTGCTGAACAGCACCATCAGCAGGGCGCAGATCCCGGCCAGCACGGCACGGTTGCGGCGCGGCGCCCAGGTGACGGGCAGTTCGACGGGGCTGGACACGGGGCTCTCCGGAGGGCGTCGGGACACACGAAAGCAGGGCGGAGCCGGCGTCAGCCGACCCCGCCCCGAAGACTCGTCAGAGCCGGCAGGCGTGGATGTTGGTGACCAGGATGGCCCGGGCACCGATGCTCCAGAGGTCGTCCATGATCCGCTGGGCCTCCTTGCGGAGCACCATCGAGCGGACCGCGACCCAGCCCTCGGTGTGCAGCGGGGAGACGGTCGGCGACTCCAGGCCGGGCGTCAGGGCGACGGCCGCGGAGACGTGCTCGGCGCGGATGTCGTAGTCCATCAGCACGTACCGGCGGGCCACCAGCACGCCCTGCAGGCGACGCAGGAACTGCTCGACCCCGGCGTCCTCGCCGGCGCCCTTGGGCCGGATCACCACGGCGTCCGAGACCAGGATCGGCTCGCCGAAGATCTCCAGGCCCGCGTTGCGCAGACTCGTGCCGGTCTCCACCACGTCGGCGATCACGTCGGCGACGCCGAGCTGGACCGCGGTCTCGACCGCGCCGTCCAGCTTGGTGACGGTGGCCTTCACGCCCTGCTCGGCCAGGTGCTGCTCGACCAGGCCGGTGTAGGAGGTGGCGATCCGCAGCCCCTCCAGGCCCGCGACGTCCTCGACCTCGAAGCCGACCGGCCGGGCGAACCGGAAGGTCGAGCCGCCGAAGCCGAGCGCGAGCACCTCCTCGGCGTTGGACGCCGAGTCGAGCAGCAGGTCGCGGCCGGTGATGCCGATGTCGAGCCGGCCGGAGCCGACGTACACCGCGATGTCACGCGGGCGCAGGAAGAAGAACTCGACCTGGTTCTCCGGGTCGACCAGCACCAGTTCCTTGGGGTCCTTGCGCTGCCGGTACCCGGCCTCATGGAGCATCTCCGCCGCGGGACCCGAGAGCGAACCCTTGTTGGGAACGGCGATGCGCAGCATGAGAGGTGAATCCTTCGCTGTGGTGGTGAAAGGGGAGAGCGGGAGGGTGGTGTTCAGAGGTACTTGTAGACGTCGTCGAGCGTCAGCCCGCGAGCGACCATCATCACCTGAAGGTGGTAGAGGAGCTGGGAGATCTCCTCGGCCGTCTCCTCCTCCGACTGGTACTCGGCGGCCATCCAGACCTCGGCGGCCTCCTCGACGACCTTCTTGCCGATGGCATGCACGCCCTGCTGGACGAGCTGCGCGGTACGGGAGGACGAGGGGTCGCCGGTGGCGGCCTTCTGCTGGAGCTCGGTGAACAGCTCCTCGAATGTCTTCGAAGCCATGATGGGCTCACCTTACGGCTTGCGGGCTGACGGACGGTAAACAGTCCCGGACCGTGGACAGTCGTTTGGACGCCACGGCCCTCGGGACCGACCGGACCTACCGCCAGGGCTCGGAGACCGAGCGCAGCGCGGCGGCGGTGGCGACGGCGGCGGTGACCGCCTCGTGGCCCTTGTCCTCGGCCGAGCCGGGCAGGCCCGCGCGGTCCAGCGCCTGCTGCTCGTTGTCGCAGGTCAGCACGCCGAAGCCGACCGGCACGCCGGTGTCCACGCTGACCTGGGTGAGGCCGAGGGTGGCGCCCTGGCAGACATAGTCGAAGTGCGGGGTGCCGCCGCGGATCACCACGCCGAGTGCCACCACCGCGTCGTAGCCGCGGTCGGCGAGCTGCTTGGCGGCCACCGGCAGCTCGAAGGTGCCGGGCACCCGGACGATGGTGGGCTCCTCGATGCCGAGCTCCTTGAGGGCGCGGTGCGCGCCGTCCAGCAGGCCGTCCATCACCTGCTGGTGCCACTGGGCGGCGATCACCGCGACCCGCAGGTCGGCGCAGTTCTTGAGGGTCAGCTCGGGGGCTCCGTGGCCGCTCACGTGGTTCTTCCTGTCTCTCGGAACACTCGGAAAGGTACGTCTGGAAAGGGTGTCAGGAGTTCTGGTCGAGCCACGGGAGCTGGTGGCCCATCCGGTCGCGCTTGGTGCGCAGGTAGGCCGCGTTGTGCTCGCCGGGCTCGATCTCGACCGGCCGACGGTCCGTCACCTTGAGGCCGTGCTCGGTCAGCGCCGCGATCTTGTCGGGGTTGTTGGTGAGCAGGGTGAGGGTGTGCACGCCGAGGTCGGTCAGCATGTGGGCGCCGATGCTGTAGTCCCGGGCGTCGGCGGGCAGACCGAGTTCGAGGTTGGCGTCCACGGTGTCCCGGCCCTGCTCCTGCAGCTCGTACGCACGCAGCTTGTGGGTCAGGCCGATGCCCCGGCCCTCGTGGCCGCGCAGGTAGAGCACCACGCCCCGGCCGGCCGCGGCGACCTGGGCCAGCGCGGTCTGCAGCTGCGGGCCGCAGTCGCAGCGCAGCGAGCCGAACACGTCGCCGGTCAGGCACTCGGAGTGCAGCCGGACCAGCACGTCCTCGCCGGCCGGCAGCTTGCCGTCCGCGCCGAGGCCGCCCGCGACCAGCGCGATGTGCTCCACCCCGTCCAGCGTGCCCTTGTAGCCGATGGCGGTGAACTCGCCGTGCACGGTGGGCAGTTGGGTGACGGCGGCGCGGGTCACGTGCAGCTCGGTGCGGCGCCGGTAGGCGATCAGGTCCTCGATCGAGATGATCGCCAGCTGGTGCTCGCGGGCGAACGCGACCAGCTCGGGCAGCCGGGCCATGCTGCCGTCGTCGTTGACCACCTCGGCGATCGCGCCGGCCGGGGGCAGCCCGGCGAGCCGGGCCAGGTCGACGGCCGCCTCGGTGTGGCCGGGACGGACCAGCACCCCGCCCTCCACCGCGCGCAGCGGGAAGACGTGGCCGGGGCGGGTCAGCTCACCGGGCTCGGTGGCGGCGGTGGCCAGCAGCTTGACGGTACGGGCCCGGTCGGCGGCCGAGATGCCGGTGTCCACGCCGTCTCTGGCGTCCACCGAGACGGCGTACGCGGTGCCCTTGCGGTCCTCGTTGACGGCGGTCATCGGGGGCAGCTTGAGCCGGTCCAGCTCCTCGCCGGTCATCGGCACGCAGATCACGCCGGAGGTGTAGCGGATGGTGAAGGCCATCAGCTCCGGGGTGGCGGCCGAGGCGGCGAAGATGATGTCGCCCTCGTTCTCGCGGTCCTCGTCGTCCACCACGATGACCGGGCGGCCGAGCGCGATGTCGGCGATGGCCCGCTCGACCGGGTCGAGCGCGAAGGCGTCGTCGATGAGCTGACGGATGTCGGACTCGGGCTGGGTGGTCATGCCGAAACTCCCTGCAGGACGGCCGCGTTGGCGGGACGAGGGGTGCGGGTACGCAGCCACCAGGCCCGCAGGCCGAGCAGCACCAGCACGAAGTAGATGGCGTAGGTGATACCGGAGAAGGTGTAGCCGCTGGAGAAGGCGAGCGGGACGCCGACCAGGTCCACGGCGATCCAGGCGAACCAGAACTCGACCCAGCCCCTGGCCTGGGCCACCATCGCCGCCAGCGTGCCGACGAAGATGTAGGCGTCCGCCCACGGGCTCCAGGAGAGTGAGGGGTAGGCGAGGAAGATCCCGGCCACCGCGACGGTGGCCAGTGCGGTGCCGCCGATCAGCGCGAGCCGCTCCCGGGCGGTGGCGAACCTGACCTCGATCTCACCGGTGGAGCGGCGGCCGCGCTGCCACTGGGTCCAGCCCCAGACGGCGGCGACGATCACGATGCCCTGCTTGCCGATCAGCCCGGTCAGGTGGGCCGACAGGTAGGCGCCGATCAGCACCACGGCGGAGAGCAGCTGGACCGGCCAGCTCCACACCGAGCGGCGCCAGCCGAGCGCGAGCGCGGCCAGGCCGAGCAGGTTGCCCACCATGTCGGTCCACTTGACGGACTGGCCGAATATCGAGAACGCGGTTTCGTTGAGCCAGTTCACGAGGCGTCCTTGGCGATGGTGTCGGGCAGGGTGCGGGTGTCGAGCAGCCGCTCGACGTACTTCGCGAGCACGTCCACCTCGAGGTTGACCGGGTCGCCGATGGCCTTGGTGCCGAGGGTGGTGAGGGCCAGGGTGGCCGGGATCAGGCTGACGCTGAAGCTGTCGATCGCGGCGTCCACCACCGTGAGGCTGACGCCGTCCACGGTGATCGAGCCCTTCTCCACCAGGTAGCGGGTGATGGACTGCGGGAGCGAGAAGCGCAGCACCTCCCAGCGCGGCAGGCCCTCGGCGTCCAGGTCGCCCGGTTCGCGGGAGAGCAGGGTGCCGGTGGCGTCCACGTGGCCCTGGACCAGGTGGCCGCCGAGCCGGGCGCCGAGCGCCATCGCCCGCTCCAGGTTGACCCGGGAGCCGGGGGCGAGTGCGCCCAGGCTGGACCGGTGCAGCGTCTCGGCCATCACGTCGGCGCTGAACTCGCCGGTGGCGGACGCCAGTTGATCAGGGGTGTCGACGACGGTCAGGCAGACGCCGTTGACCGCGATGGAGTCGCCGTGGCCGGCGTCGGAACAGACCACGGGGCCACGCAGGCGGATCCGCGACGAGTCGCCGATCTCCTCGATGGAGACGACCTCGCCGAGCTCTTCGATGATGCCGGTGAACACCCGGGTTCTCCTCGCGCTGAGAGCGCGGACTCCGGGGCGGCACTGGGAGATGACACGACGAACGGCGACCACCGGGTACGCAGGAGGGTGCTCCCGGAAAAGAGAGCTCTCGCCTGACGCACGGCTCTTTGGGGAGAGCCGTGGCACCGCTGGTTACCACTCGCCCGCGCACGCCTCCCATCCGGACTTTAACCGTCGGTCCAGGAATTTCACCTGATCAACCGGCCGCTGGCTGCGGACGGGTCGCGGACTGTAACCGCCGGTTCGGATTTTCACCGACCCCGGAGTGCGCTGAACGTCACTGCTTCTACTGCCGTCATTCTGCCACGGCCCGCAAGGGGGCCGGGAGGGGGCGGCTCTGTGTCCTGCTTCACTACGTCAGGTCGATGCCCCGGGGAATACCGCAAGGGTGGTAGGCAGACCGGGCACGGGCAGCCGGGTGGCGTGCAACTGCCCCCCGTGGCGGGAGAACTGACCGTCCGCCGTCGGCTTCCGGGCGGTGGTCACGTACAGCGTGCGCAGGTCCGGGCCGCCGAACGCGCAACTGGTCGGGTGCGAGACGCCGACCGGCAGCACCGTGTCCAGCTCGCCGTCGGCCGTGTAGCGGTGCAGCACGCCGCTGCCCCAGCGGGCCACCCAGACCGCGCCCTCGGCGTCCACCGTCAGCCCGTCCGGCAGCTCGGTGACGGCGAACGGGCGCCGGTCGCGGATGCTGCCGTCGGCCGGGTCGAAGTCGAACACGTCGATCCGGCCGGTCGGGGTGTCGGCCCAGTACATCCGCCGCCCGTCGGGGCTCCAGCCGAGGCCGTTGGAGATCGAGACGCCGCTCACCTGCTCGGCGGCGGTGTCGCCGTCGATCCTGAACAGGCTTCCCCGGCGGGAGAGTTCGCCCCCGGCCATGGTCCCGACCCAGATCCGTCCGGCCGGGTCGGTCTTGGCGTCGTTGCACCGGTCGGCCGCGCCGAGCGGCACCGGGACGGTGTGGCCGTCCTGCTCCACCCGGTCCTGCCGGACGGTCGCCCAGCCGGTCGCGGTGGGCAGCACGGCGGTCACCGGCGCGGTCAGCTGCTGCGAGCTGCCGTCGGAGCTGTGCACCACCCCGCCGGGGATGTCCACCCAGCGCAGGGTGCCGGTCCGGGGGTCCCAGGCCGGGCCCTCGCCCAGTTCACTGACCCGGTCGTCGATCGGCTTCATGGCCCGCCCCGTTTCGTTTTTCCGGGAAACTATCAGGGCCACCCCCTGCCCTCAAGATCCTTGCTCGGCTAGCGTGGGGGTACGTGACCACACCAACGGCCTTCGAGGCCCTGCAGACCGGCGCGCTGACCGACCTCACCCAGCTCCGTGAGCTGTACGAGCACCCGGGCGAGCACGCCCGGCGCAAGCAGGTCGACCACCTGCACGACGCCGCCCGCCGCCTGATCGGCTGCTCCTCGCTGGTGCTGATGGCCAGTACCGGCGCGGACGGCAGCTGCGACGTCACCCCGCGCGGCGGGCCGCCCGGCTTCGTCTCGGTGCTCGACGACCACACCCTGGCCATCCCCGACGCCACCGGCAACAAGCGGCTGGACAGCCTGCACAACATCGTCGCCACCGGACAGGTCGGCCTGCTCTTCGTGATCCCCGGCCGGGACACCACCCTGCGGGTCAACGGCCGCGCCTGCGTCTCGGCCGACCCCCAGCTGCTGACCCAGCTCACCGCCATCGGCAAGCCGCCGCGCAGCGCGGTGATCGTCGGTGTCGAGGAGGTCTACGGCCACTGCCCGAAGGCGTTCCTGCGCGGCGCGGCCTGGAAGCCCGAGCAGTGGCTCGCGCCGGACGCGGCCCCCAGCTCCGCCGAGGTGACCCTCTCGCACCTGCGCGACCCCTCGCTGACCATCGAGATGATCGAGCAGAACGAGCGCGAGGCGCTGCTCTACCGCTACGAGTGAGCCCCTAGACGGAGGCGTGCTCCTGCTCCTCCTCGTACAGCCGGGCCGCGATCGACTCGATCGCGCGGTCCAGGCTGGCCCGGTCCTCGGGGTCGGTGACGTCCCAGTCGTCCAGGTGGTGGCCGAGCCAGCGGCGCCAGGCCTCGGAGAGCCGGTCCACTTCGGTCCGGCCGGCCGGGGTGAGGCCGAACCGGCCGTCCTCGGCGGTGGCGTAGCCGCTCCGGACCACCTGGTCGAAGGCCGGCTCCAGGACCTCGCCCGGCAGGTGGTGGGCGAGGGCGATCGACTCCACGTCCGCGCCGCCCGCGAACCGGCCGCGCCAGTAGATCTGGCCGAGTGCCCAGGCCGAGGCGGGCGGCAGGGTGCTGCCGGAGTCGGCCAGGATCTGCTTGCCGACCCCGGGGCGGCCCTTGGCCTTGCGCAGCAGGTTCGCCAGCGCCCGTTCCAGCTGCTTGTCCGCGTCGGCGGTGTCCGGTGCGCCGAAGCCCTCGCCGAGGTCGGAGGCGGCCGCCCTGGCGCTGTCGCGCAGCGGGACCTCCTTGAGGAACCAGGCCACCAGGAAGCCGACCACGGCGACCGGGACCACCCACTGGAACACGTAGTTGACGGTGTCGGCGTACGCCGCGATGAACGGCGCCGCCTGCTCGGGCGTCAGCGCGTCCAGCCCGGCCGGGCTGGCGGCGGCCCCGGGCGGTACGCCGGGCTGCGCGGCCGCCGCGTCGGCCAGACTGGGCGTCAGCCGGCTGGTGAACAGGGTGCCGAACACGGCGGTGCCGAACGAGCTGCCCAGCGTCCGGAAGAACGTCACGCCCGAGGTGGCGGTGCCCAGTTCGTGGTACGGCACGGTGTTCTGCACCGCGATGGTGAGCACCTGCATGGCCAGCCCGATGCCCAGGCCGAAGACGAACATGTACAGCGACTCCAGCCAGACCCCGGTGTCCGGGCCCATGGTGGACATCAGCCAGAGGCCGACCGCCATCACCCCGGTGCCCAGGATCGGGAAGATCCGGTACCGGCCGGTCCGGCTGACCACGATGCCGGAGAGCATCGAGGTGCCGAGCAGCCCGACCACCATCGGCAGCGTCCGGACGCCCGACACGGTGGCCGAGACCCCGTCCACGAACTGCAGGTAGGTGGGCAGGTAGGTCATCGCGCCGAGCATCGCGAAGCCGACGATGAAGCTGAGCACCGAGCAGACCGTGAAGACCGAGTTGCGGAACAGGTGCATCGGCAGCATCGGCTCCTTCGCCCGGAGCTCCACCAGCACGAAGCCCACCAGCAGCAGCACCGAGCCGACGAACAGCCCGATGATCACCGCCGAGTCCCAGGCATACTCGTTGCCGCCCCACTCCAGGCCGAGCACCAGCCCGGAGGCACCGAGCGCGACCAGCACGATGCCCGCGTAGTCGATCACCGGCCGGACCGCCGCCTTGACCGACGGGATGGTCGAGGCCGCCATCGCCACCATCACGATCGCGATCGGCACGTTGACGTAGAAGCACCAGCGCCAGGACGCGTGGT
This genomic interval from Kitasatospora gansuensis contains the following:
- a CDS encoding hemolysin family protein, translating into MITAWLLLLAAVLLILANGLFVAAEFALVTVDRGAVERAAATGDRKAESTLKALRQLSFQLSGAQLGITVTSLVVGMLASPALSVLLSPVFIAVGVPDAAAHGVSVTVGMLLATVFQMVVGELVPKNWAIARPIQVAYAVVGPQRLFSAACRPLISFLNGSADRMVRALGIEPQEELGHARTPAELVSLARHSAKEGAIDEQSATLFVKTLSLADLTAESVMTPRVDVTALQRDATASDVLNLTRATGFSRFPVYADNLDEVTGTVTLKDALAVPAERRSHTRVAQLATAALLVPETLPAELLLDQLRREQPMAIVVDEYGGTAGVVTIEDIVEEIVGEVQDEHDRADTPELRQLPPKDGLPVWEADGRARTDQLEAIGLYAPEGPYETLGGLLSDLLGKLPAPGEQAALPGWRFTVLGVERHRTSRVLVERVDRHTHTEDEDR
- a CDS encoding MSMEG_1061 family FMN-dependent PPOX-type flavoprotein, producing MTTPTAFEALQTGALTDLTQLRELYEHPGEHARRKQVDHLHDAARRLIGCSSLVLMASTGADGSCDVTPRGGPPGFVSVLDDHTLAIPDATGNKRLDSLHNIVATGQVGLLFVIPGRDTTLRVNGRACVSADPQLLTQLTAIGKPPRSAVIVGVEEVYGHCPKAFLRGAAWKPEQWLAPDAAPSSAEVTLSHLRDPSLTIEMIEQNEREALLYRYE
- a CDS encoding hemolysin family protein; its protein translation is MTALQLAASLLLLLGNGFFVGAEFAVISVRRSQIEPLAEAGNKRARTVLHALSNVSAMLAAAQLGITVCSLLLGALAEPTIAHLLEGPFEAFGVPEQLIHPIGYVLALALVVFLHMVVGEMVPKNIALAGPEKAALWLGPPLDRLARWLGPVIRFLNAFANGLLRLVKVEAKDEVESVFTTEQLLYLLTDSKEAGLLDEGRQERLEDALELGGRPVTDVLLPADQLVTVGSTVTAAEIEELAVRTGFSRFPLVDTEGAVLGYLHVKDVLDVEDRDAPMPARLWRPVTVLPGKLPLDDALGAMRRAASHLAAVVDQDGKPLGLVALEDVLEELVGEMHDPDHRTV
- a CDS encoding bifunctional 3,4-dihydroxy-2-butanone-4-phosphate synthase/GTP cyclohydrolase II, producing MTTQPESDIRQLIDDAFALDPVERAIADIALGRPVIVVDDEDRENEGDIIFAASAATPELMAFTIRYTSGVICVPMTGEELDRLKLPPMTAVNEDRKGTAYAVSVDARDGVDTGISAADRARTVKLLATAATEPGELTRPGHVFPLRAVEGGVLVRPGHTEAAVDLARLAGLPPAGAIAEVVNDDGSMARLPELVAFAREHQLAIISIEDLIAYRRRTELHVTRAAVTQLPTVHGEFTAIGYKGTLDGVEHIALVAGGLGADGKLPAGEDVLVRLHSECLTGDVFGSLRCDCGPQLQTALAQVAAAGRGVVLYLRGHEGRGIGLTHKLRAYELQEQGRDTVDANLELGLPADARDYSIGAHMLTDLGVHTLTLLTNNPDKIAALTEHGLKVTDRRPVEIEPGEHNAAYLRTKRDRMGHQLPWLDQNS
- a CDS encoding riboflavin synthase; the protein is MFTGIIEELGEVVSIEEIGDSSRIRLRGPVVCSDAGHGDSIAVNGVCLTVVDTPDQLASATGEFSADVMAETLHRSSLGALAPGSRVNLERAMALGARLGGHLVQGHVDATGTLLSREPGDLDAEGLPRWEVLRFSLPQSITRYLVEKGSITVDGVSLTVVDAAIDSFSVSLIPATLALTTLGTKAIGDPVNLEVDVLAKYVERLLDTRTLPDTIAKDAS
- a CDS encoding nicotinamide mononucleotide transporter family protein — encoded protein: MNWLNETAFSIFGQSVKWTDMVGNLLGLAALALGWRRSVWSWPVQLLSAVVLIGAYLSAHLTGLIGKQGIVIVAAVWGWTQWQRGRRSTGEIEVRFATARERLALIGGTALATVAVAGIFLAYPSLSWSPWADAYIFVGTLAAMVAQARGWVEFWFAWIAVDLVGVPLAFSSGYTFSGITYAIYFVLVLLGLRAWWLRTRTPRPANAAVLQGVSA
- a CDS encoding SMP-30/gluconolactonase/LRE family protein, whose translation is MKPIDDRVSELGEGPAWDPRTGTLRWVDIPGGVVHSSDGSSQQLTAPVTAVLPTATGWATVRQDRVEQDGHTVPVPLGAADRCNDAKTDPAGRIWVGTMAGGELSRRGSLFRIDGDTAAEQVSGVSISNGLGWSPDGRRMYWADTPTGRIDVFDFDPADGSIRDRRPFAVTELPDGLTVDAEGAVWVARWGSGVLHRYTADGELDTVLPVGVSHPTSCAFGGPDLRTLYVTTARKPTADGQFSRHGGQLHATRLPVPGLPTTLAVFPGAST
- a CDS encoding phosphoribosyl-ATP diphosphatase; the encoded protein is MASKTFEELFTELQQKAATGDPSSSRTAQLVQQGVHAIGKKVVEEAAEVWMAAEYQSEEETAEEISQLLYHLQVMMVARGLTLDDVYKYL
- the ribH gene encoding 6,7-dimethyl-8-ribityllumazine synthase; its protein translation is MSGHGAPELTLKNCADLRVAVIAAQWHQQVMDGLLDGAHRALKELGIEEPTIVRVPGTFELPVAAKQLADRGYDAVVALGVVIRGGTPHFDYVCQGATLGLTQVSVDTGVPVGFGVLTCDNEQQALDRAGLPGSAEDKGHEAVTAAVATAAALRSVSEPWR
- a CDS encoding PH domain-containing protein, whose protein sequence is MSSPVELPVTWAPRRNRAVLAGICALLMVLFSTLAFALPSNWQFNDRVAIFVSGLLFSAVGLMLARPRVSADAEGVTVVNFVRRHRLSWPQIVRVNFRQGDPWVMLDLADGTSLAAVGIQPAGGREQAVRAARALRDLVEDHGVARN
- the hisG gene encoding ATP phosphoribosyltransferase, with the protein product MLRIAVPNKGSLSGPAAEMLHEAGYRQRKDPKELVLVDPENQVEFFFLRPRDIAVYVGSGRLDIGITGRDLLLDSASNAEEVLALGFGGSTFRFARPVGFEVEDVAGLEGLRIATSYTGLVEQHLAEQGVKATVTKLDGAVETAVQLGVADVIADVVETGTSLRNAGLEIFGEPILVSDAVVIRPKGAGEDAGVEQFLRRLQGVLVARRYVLMDYDIRAEHVSAAVALTPGLESPTVSPLHTEGWVAVRSMVLRKEAQRIMDDLWSIGARAILVTNIHACRL